Proteins found in one Paenibacillus wynnii genomic segment:
- a CDS encoding sigma-70 family RNA polymerase sigma factor, producing the protein MIAVNPHLGELDDFIGKHKGLVYSIAIRCSYKTKLPVELDDLVQEGYIGLIKTYRFYDPSKGAMQTLAYSLIRNEVMDYIRDKLPIVRPPTREYALSGKILKARMQDASAEEISLYFNSTLAAAEKALWRVNHNVSVSLNATVHDHSGRAVEYWELFEHEDDLSDVEVNEFINKLTPQQIKVIKLLMEFNTKAETAREIGVTRTRVGAIVHQIEDRYLKYRRRWA; encoded by the coding sequence ATGATAGCTGTTAATCCCCACCTCGGGGAGTTAGATGACTTCATCGGAAAACACAAGGGTTTGGTATACAGCATTGCCATTCGTTGTTCATACAAGACTAAACTACCGGTTGAACTGGATGATCTAGTTCAAGAAGGATATATCGGACTCATAAAGACTTATCGCTTCTATGACCCTTCTAAGGGCGCAATGCAGACGCTGGCATACAGTTTAATCCGGAATGAAGTAATGGATTATATCCGTGACAAACTACCGATTGTTCGTCCACCGACACGAGAGTATGCATTATCAGGGAAAATCCTTAAAGCACGAATGCAGGATGCGTCAGCCGAAGAAATTTCTCTTTATTTTAACTCAACACTGGCGGCAGCTGAGAAAGCTTTATGGAGAGTCAATCACAACGTATCAGTTTCCTTGAATGCAACAGTACATGACCATTCAGGTCGTGCAGTCGAATACTGGGAACTTTTTGAGCATGAAGATGATCTGAGCGATGTTGAAGTAAACGAATTTATAAATAAGCTAACTCCCCAACAAATTAAAGTGATCAAGCTATTGATGGAGTTTAATACGAAGGCTGAAACAGCAAGAGAAATAGGAGTAACCCGTACTCGGGTAGGTGCGATAGTTCACCAGATCGAGGATAGGTACCTGAAGTATCGGAGGCGGTGGGCATGA